The genomic DNA aatttttCAAGTTACAAGGCACATTTCAGCAAAGATATGAATTAAGTTTTATCCCACTGATTCAGGGATAGCTAAATAGATGAAATATCCACCACActttttaattactataattaaccCCATGTTTCTAGGAAAATGTAATTCTAACTGTCAtactgttttgtgaaatgtatctacAAGATAATTCCACAAGCGCCCAGCCACCAGGGAGTTCTGCGTGACCTCTCCTTgagttttcagattttttttttcttgtggtattaatgtcgatactgttattattattgatatcgttacaatactaatagcaatataagataaaaataaatatttgcaaaaatgaaagaaaagtgaaaacagTAGAGATAGGTTGAACTagtaattgactctttggtgattaagcacttgtggatccatctgtgtgtaaatactatTAATAAATGAAACTCACATGCCATGCCAGGTGGCAGTGGGTTAATATTGAGGTTGTACGTCAATTTTAACAGATATAAATACCCTAATTGCCAGCTGATGCTCTTACCAGGATTTATTAGGAAGTACTTGAAAATTGTCCACATAAAAATTTATGCACAGAAACACCCCAATtacaatatatacaagaaaaaagtaTGTAAGGTACTATCAGTGCCTCTAGTGCTATTTGTCCAAAAAGCACCAGTGGATACAGTACAACTGGTGTGGGGTCTTTTGTAATGGTTGTGGTATTCATTAATTTTAGATACAATATAGACTTATAACTTGAGGACAATTTCAAAAATACCAGTGGAACTTTGCAACAGTAAAGTATGAATTTTACAATTTCTCTATGTAAGCAAGCTTATAAACTAAATGTGCAATAAATATCAGATTATTTACTGATTATACTATTCTTCATTAccaggaaatggaggaaaacttCAGTGAATTCAGAAATGGACCTGATCAGGTAAGATCACCAGTTCTTATTGAATAATGAGAGGTAAAAGGAgtggaagaatgagaggaaggagagtgggggagagaggaaaagaggagatgggacaagagggagggagaggtgaggttaagggagggaggggataaggccaaggtaagggaaggagaaggaaaggaaaaaggagggaggccagatggacagacagggtaaaagagaaggagggaggtaaagacaagttgaagagagggagggaggagaaagaaagaaagaacaaaagaaagagagggagggaaggaggcagagtgtAAGTGCCTCTGTTTGTGTGTAGAGGCTCAATACTAgactgagggaagggagggagggagggagggagggagagagggagggagggagggagggagggagggagggagggagggagggagggagggagggagggagggaaggaggaggaaggaaggaaggaaggaaggaaggaaggaaggaaggaaggaaggaaggaaggaaggaaggaaggaaggaaggaaagggaaaagaaagaaggaaaaaaagaaagaaatataggaaggaaagtaagaaagggagggaggaagaaagaaagaaagaaagaaagaaagaaagaaagaaagaaagaaagaaagaaagaaagaaagaaagaaagaaagaaagaaagaaagagagggagagtttgagaggaaaagagagggagaaacatgaCATGGCATGTgttgttgggagggaaggaggtcaggttagtgagagtgagaactagggagaaaaagagacagagaaacagagagaaagagagactgagatatagaaagaaagagagactgaaaaatagagagaaagagagactgaaaaatagagagaaaaagaggctgagaaacaatgagaaagagagactgagaaatagggagaaagaatgaatgagagataggaagaaatagcgagagagagagagagagagagagagagagagagagagagagagagagagagagagagagagagagagagagagagagagagagagagagtgtgtgtgtgtgaaagtatgagtgagtgagtgagtgagtgagtatatggGAGTATATTATAGGAAAACAAATGTTTTATTGGTCCACTGCTCATAATGTAAAGTAAGCCACCATTATTTTTATGCACATAATATGACAAATGCAAATACTAATgccattgatatatatttttctccaatGAAGGTCTTACCATCAACACAAACTAAGACATGGGAAGCTGATGGAGCAGTCAAACTGTATACTGAAGAGGAAGGAGCCATGGCAGGGGCTCCTTTCTCAGTCCACACTCTGATGCAGGACAGAGCACGGGATTATGCTAAACATCCTGCTCTTGcagtgaagagggaaggagctTGGAGGTAATGCTGTAACTTACAAATACTTTTTTCCCTTGTCATTtaatctggtgtgtgtgtgtgtgtgtgtgtgtgtgtgtgtgtctttgtctctgtctgtgtatatgtctgtatgttatcatttttatatgtttatacttatatttaaattGATATTGGTGTTTACATTGACATATGATTTTTTCAAGATTTTATTCTACTCCGTATTATGAATCACTTGTAGTAGTTGTTATCCCTTTTCTAAAAATGAGGCCAAAACTGGTATATTGTGACTTGATGTTACACTTGAGATTTTTGATAACTATTTTTTCTTTAAGTTCTGTTATTAATTTATACTGAACATTGTAGGTACTGGACTTATAAAGAATATTTTGAAGAGTCCAGAACGGTTGCAAAAGCCTTCATACGGCTTGGTCTCGAGAGGTTCCATGGAGTTTGCATCATGGGATTCAACTCCCCGGAATGGCTGATTGCTAACTTTGGTGGGTgtgatgttttctttatttagtaGTTGGCTTTGTGTgaatattttcttgattttagtAATTATCACTGGTAAATTTTGGAAGTTACATGATGCAGTCATAACAAGGTTGATGGGGAATGAAAAGAGGAATTATTACTAGTTCAGAATTCATTGTGTCTATATAGAAGAAAGGGAATTGGGCCATGAAATCTGCTCAGAGGACTTGCTAACAGCTTCTTTGAGAGATTGTGTGTTGCCTGAATAAGAGAAAAACTAGTATGTTCTCTGTTCCCCTTTTACACAACAGCATGAAAGCCAAGGATTTGAGATTCATAAAAAGGATTGCTAAAGATTAATGCTTGCCAGCATTAATCTTCATTTCCTTCAccattttctatcatcattttctGTAAAATTAGAAATTACATTCAGCATTATAcacactgttatttttatctacTATAACTTTTGACTTCACTTCATACTCTTTGGAAAAGAGCCTTATTCTGTTCATGATAATCAGCTGTGTTGATTTTGTACTCTATAACTGACAGGAGcagtttttatatatcatttttatttgtatgctTACAGTAGGCTAAAACACTGATTTTCAAAAGAATGCCTAAGTGCTTATCCATCAAAATGTGTAATTTTCGAATATCTTAGCTTTAATGATGATTAAAACTTTCTTCACAGGTTGTATATTTGCTGGTGGTTTGTGTGCAGGTGTTTACACTACAAATTCTCCTGAAGCCTGTAGACATTTAGCTGAAAACTGCCATGCTCAGATTATTATTGTAGAAGATAATGCTTGTTTGAACAAATTTCTGGCGGTCAAACGATTTTTACCAGAAATTAAGGTAAGCATTTCTAATGTTGTGTTGATTCTgaaaagtctgtgtgtgtgtgtgtgtgtgtgtgtgtgtgtgtgtgtgtgtgtgtgtgtgtgtgtgtgtgtgtgtgtgtgtgtgtgtgtgtgtgtgtgtgtgtgtgtttgtgtctctctctctctctctctctctctctctctctctctctctctctctctctctctctctctctctctctctctctctatatatatatatatatatatatatatatatatatatatatatatatacacatatataaatacatatatgtatatatatatatatacatttatatacatatacatatatatacatatacatatatatacatatatatacatatatatatgtatatatatatatacatacatacatacatacatacataaatacatacatacatacatacatacatacatacatacatacatacatacatacatacacacacacacacacacacacacacacacacacacacacacacacacacacacacacacacacacacacacgcacaaaggccggagcaatctggattctcTCCTGgttagtccacaatagaccgcgtcctggcgctttgagtcattgtacagtgccgtcgtgagtttggacatgggcctacatcgacctcaagaaggcgtttgacacagtgcatcgtgaatcactctgggagatcctgaggctagaGGAATTcgaacaaggattgttggactaatagcaaacttgtatacaggcactgaaagtgctgtaaagtatggtggggacctgtcgagcttcttccctgttagttcaggtgtgaggcaaggctgtgttcttgcaacaacacttttcaacacttgcatggattggatactgggtagagctactgtccaaagtcactgtggagcaactctgggcaatatcaaggttacataccttgactttgttgacaatgttgccattctatctgaatctttggaaaccctagtggcggctcttgatgcatttagcaatgaagcgaaacccctggggctagaggtctcctggaccaagaccaagatccaggattttggtggcctactaggagaccctgtgcagtcggtacgtgcttgagGTGAAAACatagaagtcacagagagctgtcagaccaggaagtcagtagacggattggcctctcgagaagagtatttggagatgttggtacctgtgcagaaggaccaaccaACGTGTTTTccaggccctgatactgccagtttctctatatggtagtgaaacttagacgctatcttgtgctctggaatctcgtcttaatgccttttgtaacagatccttgaacaggatcatggggtacagttggtgggaccatgtgtccaaccaacgactGCTCtgtgagaccagtacaggacctgttacttgcacaatccgtgatcgccaacttggctcgattcccgcaggatgacctgcccaccaggttgtctctgtccgagtcaaccctgggtggaggaggcctgagGGGCAactgagaaggtcgtggcttgggcagatcgatcaaacctagcGGCTCGCCATGGtggaccctcataggtggaaacaaaaggtggctgccgctatgcgcccctgctggcgttagctcccaaatgatgatgatatatatatatatatatatatatatatatatatatatatatatatatatacatatagatatatacatatatacatatatatatatctatatatacatatatacatatatatatacatacagatatatatatacatacatatatatacatatacatacatatatacatatatacatatatacatacatatatatacacatacatatacatatacatatatatattttttttcttcttcctcttcttcttcttcttcttcttttacttcttttccttcttcttcttcttcttcttttacttcttttccttcttcttcttcttcttttacttcttttccttcttcttcttatcatatgGCTGTTGTCAGGCCTCAGTTTCTGTAATAATATCACCCTTTCCTTCTGAACCCAGGCAATAGTTCAGTGGTCTGGAGTACCAAGCGCTCCAGGTGTCATATCATGGGCGGAACTCATGGCTATCGGTCTTGCTGAAAAAGACACTGAGCTTGAAGATCGTCTTTCTCTGACTGCTGTCAACCAGTGTTGCACTTTGATATATACTTCAGGTAAATGCTTGATGTCTTCCAGCcagtgatgcatatatatacatttatattttttatttattacctcTGATGTTAAGGCAGGGTAGAGCATGAGCATTTCAATGTTAATGTAATCATAGTAACTAATTTATAAGTTAGTACTGTCGGTTTTTCTTCGTACCATGTATGCATTCATCTAATACAGTAGTATCAAATTTAGGAGTAAGATTTATTGATTAATAACTCCTTCATATAAAGAATTGCACTAGTAACTTCACTAATTTTTTTATAGGCACCACAGGCCCACCAAAAGGAGTTATGTGTTCACAGGATCACCTCACTTGGGGAAGTTCACAGTACCAGGAAAATGCAAATCATGAATTGTGCACAGAAGTTTTTGTGTCATATCTCCCTCTCAGTCATCTTGCTGCTCAGATGCTTGATGTTTATTTAGCATGTACAATTGCAGCTACAGTTTATTTTGCACAACCTGATGCCTTGAAGGGAACATTAGGTCAAACTCTACAAGAGGTAAGATAATGTAATTACTGTGATCAGAGATATTGGTAGGGACCTATATGGTCACAGTATGAATTTATGTTCTTTCTTTAGTTTTAACCCTAAGAGCTGTAAACCCTCCAACTTTTTTGTCCCAGAGTTATATAAAAGATCTGAGGTTCCACTAAACCAAGTTTTAGTTCCTGATGTTTCAAGAGCTTGATTTTACATGCcagaaaaatacatatgtatttaatttcTGTGTATCATATACATGGAGCATCAGTAGAGTGcaaaatttaaaaagttattcCTTGTGTATGAATGAAAATCATAAAGTGCCATACACatgttaataaaagaaaaaagaaaaggaaagaaaacttgTTTCCATCATACAAACaattaggtatgtatataggtatatttatatgtatctatatatataatattatggaGTGTGAATGTGGGCTGGGGGTTTGGCTGATGAAATAAACATTACAAGAATTACTACTTCACAAACATCACCATCCATTAAAAATAAGACGTAAGTAGGAAataggactatatatatataggttcagTGAAAAGAGGGCCTACAAGGAGCCTGCAGTTAAGGGGATGATACTGTGGTTGTACATAGAGGAGACTTGCCAAATATTACTAGATAAATTTATAACAGGAAGGTTACAGGGAAAAAGCTTGTTAGTTTTTGACAGGTCTTGCACATCCCGATGAATAGGACAGATTACACAGAATGTGGCGTCATGATTGTGGTGAATAGGACTTTAGTTATTTTCTATATTCAGGTGAAGATGTTTGCAGAAGGCAAAccacaaatacaatatatgtttAAAATAGATTATTTAATTGTGTTCTTGATTCACTATATCCGTTCCTTATCTCTCATCATTGTAAATACCCAAATGTCTTGTATGTAGTATATGGCACTTCTGTATAGAATTTAATATGTCTATAAAAGTGTAGTATAAAGGTAACCAAATGGCACAGTATTTAACATGCCACCCACAAACTGAAAAGactagtaatgatggtgaagatcaTATATTGCAAAACAGGAACAGgtaaaaaaagacaaagtaatAAACTTcagggagagttagagagcagtgaaagagaaagcagaaaaaaaaacaagaacagggaCAAGTAAAGAATATATTTCATTTCAGGTACGTCCAACTTGTTTCTTGGGAGTGCCAAGAGTCTGGGAgaagatatatgaaaaaatgcaGGAAGCTGGTGCTCAAATTGGTGGGGTGAAGAAGGCTGTTGCTACGTGGGCCAAGTACCATGGTCTCAATTACTTCAACGCCTTACGTGATGGCAGGTAAAGCTGTTGGTTTAGCACCCTtaaatattacttattattattttattttgtatattttttatgacaAGCATACTTTGTGCCTTTGTGACGTTACTCATGCCTTATTCTGTTACGTAGATGAAAAATCCTACTTGTCCTTatattctgtttatttacttgATTGTGTAAATTATTAAGATTCAGATATTTGAATTATGGAATCAGCACAAGTACAGAAAATCttaacagctaaaaaaaaaataataataatgatagtaataatgtttacaCTTTTTTCCTTATGGAATAGGACTTTGTCTACATATGAGAGAGCTTGCAACTCATTAGCAAAGGCACTCATCTTGAATAAAGTGAAGGCAGCTATTGGATTTAATCGTGCTGATAAGTTTGTATCAGGTACGTACAACCACAAGAGAGCACACTATATACATGACTGTTCATGAATGACTACTCATTGAAAGTATTTACTGTATTTTCAGCTGCAAATTTGTGTTTGTTACAGGTGCTGCACCCATATCAAAAGATATCCTCGAATATTTTATGAGTATTAACATCCCAATTATGGAAGGATATGGCATGTCAGAAAGTCTCAGCATATGTTCTATGTCATTCCCGGAACAAGATCGCTTCAGGCTTGGTAGTGTTGGCAAGGTATTCTTCTTGTAAAGCTTTTGATATAACATTCAGAGATTCTGAAACTGAACTttaaagaaataggagaaagcacttctagttttattatttatacaaaaTGACTGATGAAAGAGCTtgtaacccattggatccagatgcATTACATTAGGCTAAATTGATCAGCCactctgcatatatattttttttttttcaatttcatatttgtcatttgactacatatatacatgactgttcatgaacagtcatgtatatatgtagtctaTATGGTAATAGACTATTTCCCTTGCACAGATGCCATATCGTCTCTCTAGGTAGTTCATAACTCGGTgcaagattaataacaataaataacattttgttatttgtgtcttttttcttgctttctttcttttttgtaatattaaattttctgtaatacaacctgagCCACTCAGGTGGCCAGGAATAGACTCATGAAATAGTGTATTCCCTGGAGCCGACACTCTTCCAGTCATTGCTCATGGACAGTACATTCCACATTAATTTATCAAAGGAAATAATGcttattatatattgtttgtatttggTTGGGGTGAAGTTCACTTCACCCCAACCCACAGCCAAATTTTGCCATGATGGCATGTATATGTCATCTGCCTCTCAAGCCCAATTTTTTCATGGCGCGATGGGCACGTCATCTGAATGACAGGGGTTCATTGTTAAGTTTATTATGGTTTATACTGAAGGTATTTAATATTGTATTAGGGCAAAGTGAACAGGATGTGCTTTTTCATAGTGTCTTGTTATAAAGTTATTATGAAGTAAAGtcactttttttaaatattaaaagtCTAATTTTCATTGCAAGagaaaatatttgtatgtgtcatATATAGTAGACCAGTGATATTAGATTAAGTATGATTTAGATTaaacattttgaaaataatttgagaaacaatatattgtttgtatttgaCTTGTAACTTGCCAACAGGCTCTTCCACAATGTTATACAAAACTGGTACCAGTTGATGGATGCAAGCCAGGTGAAGGAGAGATATGCATGAAGGGAAGAAGTATTTTTATGGGGTATTTACATATGCCGGAGAAGACCAATGAGACCGTaaggaaatgtttatttatatatttgataaattatAGTCTTTAGAATTACATTTAGTGATAGTAATGGTTCTAAAATGTAATTTAAAAACTTTCAGTATCAAAGATTAGTGTTCATATTATTGCAGTTCTTTTAAATATTGTCTCTGTGTTCACATATTATATGCTGTTACTGTATAATATAGTAATCAGATAAAACTTAACAGTGAGAAACGAGAAAATAGAAGTTTACTTTAATGAACAGTTAGAAGttggaaggaaaataatataaatagtatatagaaTATTTCTTGTTTATAGACAATCTAATGGAGGTTCCCTTGTGCACAAGCTTGTGTATCAATCTCCATAACTTTGTGCACATGATCTTTACCAAAAAAACTAATTGTACAGATTGATGATGAGGGATGGCTGCACTCAGGAGATATAGGAAGATTCGATAAAGATGGATTTCTCTACATTACTGGGCGGATCAAGGAGTTGGTCATTACAGCAGGTGGAGAGAATATCCCACCTGTGTTGATCGAAGAGGCAGTCAAGAAGGAGCTGCCATTTGTCAGTTTTGCATTTCTGTGTGGTGATCGTCGAAAGTaggttacaattttttttcttcattgaatAATACACATGCTTAGTTACTttggaaagtaaacagttaaatgTTTATAACTCTACTGTTACCTACATTCCGGAAACTTCCTGAAAAATGTGATGTGTGACCCATACCTTTGTTTATTTAGGGTGATGCAGTAATTAATgttgctctccctcttctcctctcatcactATTTTCCCTTCCAGATATCTATCAATGCTCTTGACATTGAAGGCTGAGACAGATGATAACACTGGGGAGCCACAACAGACCTTGACACCAGCTTGCCAAGCAATGTTTAAAGAATTTGGTTGTGATGTCCAGACTGTAGCAGAGGCTGTGGCTGAGGTGAACAAGAATCCCAGTGGACCATTAGCCAAAGCTATACAGGATGGGATTGAGAGGTAAGGCTGTTTGTAGATGCAAAGGAGTTACACAATTTTTTAAAGTttattgcatgttttttttttctgttctattcTCTTGTTTGCTGTTTGCCCTGAACAGTCAGTAGGagttatcaacataatcatatcTGATATTGCCATTGTCAGGGAATATCAGTGATGTCAGGCCATTGTcagtttttaattttctcttcataATAAATTAAGTTGGGCTGCTTTTTTATTAGATTAGAATTCTTAAGAGATATATTAGAAatggacagacaaagagacagataaacagagaaaggggtaggaggaaagagaaaggtagagaaagttacagaaacagaaaaagtcaGTTACAGCAAACTGATTTATTTTTAACTCACAGGTACAACAAACATGGAGCAGTTTCGAATGCCCAGAAAATCCAGAGGTGGGCACTTCTCCCTCTAGACTTCTCTCAGCCAACAGGAGAACTCAATAATACTTTAAAACTAAAGAGGAGCTTTGTTCAGGAAAAGTATAAAGACATAATTGAATCCATGTACACACCAAACAAGTCACTGGATGTGGCAAGTAAACTCTGAGGGAAGTTTACTTGCCACCTTGTTACTGTTTGTTTGAAGGTAGTTTTATGTTGTTGAGAATGAAAAGCATATGACTTTCTTTGTTATTGTGGCAGGCGGATGAACAAAAAGGTATGTTGTTGGTGTAATTTGTAGTGATACTGTTAATACAGAATTTAGACTAATTATTTTGAAGTTTGTTGTGTGTAGGTTGTATTAAACTTTTAGATTATTTTTCTGAGAATGGAATGGAGACAACGTTCTTTGTTATTGTGGTGGGAATGAACAAATATGTATGTTGTTGGTATAATTTGTTGTGATACTGTTAATGCAGAATTTAGACTTATTTTGAAGTTTGTTGTGTATAGGTTGTATGA from Penaeus chinensis breed Huanghai No. 1 chromosome 30, ASM1920278v2, whole genome shotgun sequence includes the following:
- the LOC125041517 gene encoding long-chain-fatty-acid--CoA ligase ACSBG2-like codes for the protein MEENFSEFRNGPDQVLPSTQTKTWEADGAVKLYTEEEGAMAGAPFSVHTLMQDRARDYAKHPALAVKREGAWRYWTYKEYFEESRTVAKAFIRLGLERFHGVCIMGFNSPEWLIANFGCIFAGGLCAGVYTTNSPEACRHLAENCHAQIIIVEDNACLNKFLAVKRFLPEIKAIVQWSGVPSAPGVISWAELMAIGLAEKDTELEDRLSLTAVNQCCTLIYTSGTTGPPKGVMCSQDHLTWGSSQYQENANHELCTEVFVSYLPLSHLAAQMLDVYLACTIAATVYFAQPDALKGTLGQTLQEVRPTCFLGVPRVWEKIYEKMQEAGAQIGGVKKAVATWAKYHGLNYFNALRDGRTLSTYERACNSLAKALILNKVKAAIGFNRADKFVSGAAPISKDILEYFMSINIPIMEGYGMSESLSICSMSFPEQDRFRLGSVGKALPQCYTKLVPVDGCKPGEGEICMKGRSIFMGYLHMPEKTNETIDDEGWLHSGDIGRFDKDGFLYITGRIKELVITAGGENIPPVLIEEAVKKELPFVSFAFLCGDRRKYLSMLLTLKAETDDNTGEPQQTLTPACQAMFKEFGCDVQTVAEAVAEVNKNPSGPLAKAIQDGIERYNKHGAVSNAQKIQRWALLPLDFSQPTGELNNTLKLKRSFVQEKYKDIIESMYTPNKSLDVASKL